One window of Oncorhynchus kisutch isolate 150728-3 linkage group LG25, Okis_V2, whole genome shotgun sequence genomic DNA carries:
- the LOC109870030 gene encoding potassium channel subfamily K member 12-like: MTFSREGFGMSTPVTVAGKVFLIFYGLLGCAATILFFNLFLERIITLLAVVMKAVRERRIRNSGLLPPGIRHDFSACSFPGWKPSVYHVMLILGLSAIIISCCASAMYTPVEGWAYLDSLYFCFVTFSTIGFGDLVSSQRADYEYQPLYRLANCLFILMGVCCIYSLFNVISIVIKQVLNWMLQNLCCQRCNIRSNSFPLGRRNAIRPGSRIRKGRFGIRRPPDSGDSGPCDSDTEGGGRRLSGEMISMKDLTASNKVSLALMQKQLSESANGYPRTVCGGSRHNGFSGGVGALGIMNNRLAETSNSR, translated from the exons ATGACCTTCTCCAGAGAAG GTTTCGGGATGTCCACCCCGGTGACGGTGGCAGGGAAGGTGTTCCTGATCTTCTATGGTCTCCTTGGTTGCGCCGCCACCATCTTGTTCTTTAACCTCTTCCTGGAACGCATTATCACCCTCCTGGCCGTGGTAATGAAGGCCGTGAGGGAACGGCGTATCCGGAACTCCGGCCTCCTCCCGCCCGGTATCCGCCATGACTTCTCGGCGTGTTCGTTCCCGGGGTGGAAGCCATCGGTCTACCACGTCATGTTGATCCTGGGGCTGTCTGCCATCATCATCTCCTGCTGCGCCTCAGCCATGTACACCCCTGTGGAGGGATGGGCCTACCTGGACTCACTCTACTTCTGTTTCGTCACATTTAG CACCATTGGCTTCGGGGACCTAGTATCAAGCCAGAGAGCGGACTATGAGTACCAGCCACTGTACCGTCTGgctaactgcctgttcatcctCATGGGCGTCTGCTGCATCTACTCTCTGTTCAACGTCATCTCCATCGTCATCAAACAG gtgCTCAACTGGATGCTTCAGAACCTGTGCTGCCAGCGGTGCAACATCAGGTCAAACTCTTTCCCGTTGGGACGCCGCAACGCCATCCGGCCCGGGTCGAGAATCCGTAAGGGCCGCTTCGGAATCAGACGCCCGCCCGACTCTGGGGATTCGGGACCATGCGACAGCGACACGGAGGGGGGAGGACGCAGACTCTCTGGAGAGATGATTTCAATGAAGGACCTGACGGCCTCGAATAAGGTCTCACTGGCCCTCATGCAGAAGCAGTTATCAGAGTCTGCTAACGGTTATCCCAGGACGGTGTGCGGCGGCTCGAGACATAACGGGTTCTCTGGAGGAGTGGGCGCTCTGGGGATCATGAACAACAGACTGGCAGAGACCAGCAACTCCAGGTAG